One Legionella lansingensis genomic region harbors:
- a CDS encoding omptin family outer membrane protease has translation MRKNAFMFTIVSLAIASPISTFASSPDKMAYQFDGLSLNAGLGYLSGESHEYVYIENTDRKLSQLNWKINNALITKAEINYDLLSWLSLNGRGWTTLSKSKGLLDDYDWLNDNQAHWTDWSHHENTHLDYGNGIDLNLQTWLLYNQNYKLGLLGGYERNSFSFMAKGGCFQYDNGRYFGCFADDEPGIGYRQTFSSPYVGLTGKYAVNNIELNLLFKFSNWVKANDNDEHYARNLTFKEWGDSSRFHSLTLNAGYYFTKNTKIFAEASYTRYSNAKANMEITDNDSGERLYIPNSAGLDNKNYALMLGLKYIFN, from the coding sequence ATGAGAAAAAACGCATTCATGTTCACCATCGTGTCACTAGCCATTGCATCCCCTATCAGTACTTTTGCTTCTAGCCCAGACAAAATGGCTTATCAGTTTGACGGATTGTCATTAAATGCTGGATTAGGCTATTTATCAGGAGAGTCGCATGAGTATGTTTATATAGAAAATACGGATAGAAAACTTAGCCAGTTAAACTGGAAAATAAACAATGCCTTAATCACAAAAGCCGAGATAAATTACGATTTACTGTCTTGGCTTAGTCTGAATGGAAGAGGATGGACTACATTGTCTAAAAGTAAAGGACTTTTAGATGATTATGATTGGTTAAATGATAATCAAGCCCATTGGACAGATTGGTCTCACCATGAAAATACACATCTTGATTATGGCAATGGAATCGATCTTAATTTGCAAACCTGGCTGCTTTATAATCAAAATTATAAATTAGGATTACTCGGTGGCTATGAACGAAACTCGTTTAGTTTCATGGCGAAAGGTGGATGCTTCCAATATGATAATGGCCGTTATTTTGGATGTTTCGCAGATGATGAACCTGGAATAGGCTATCGACAAACATTCAGCTCTCCTTATGTCGGGCTTACTGGTAAATATGCGGTAAATAATATTGAATTGAACTTATTATTTAAATTCAGCAATTGGGTAAAAGCGAATGACAACGATGAGCATTATGCTCGTAACTTAACATTTAAAGAATGGGGAGATAGCTCAAGATTTCACTCCCTTACGCTGAATGCAGGGTATTATTTCACAAAAAATACCAAGATTTTTGCTGAAGCCTCTTATACTCGTTATTCTAATGCCAAAGCGAACATGGAAATTACAGATAATGATTCGGGAGAACGGTTGTACATTCCTAATTCGGCTGGTTTAGATAATAAAAATTATGCTTTAATGCTTGGTCTTAAATATATTTTTAACTAA